In Longimicrobium sp., a genomic segment contains:
- a CDS encoding L,D-transpeptidase, with product MKIRTLAATLSLAAALAPRAQAQTPAPAQPAAPAPATPAPVSALRIDINIPENRLRLYDGDSIIRIYRVSVGMPGHDTPDGQFTIAQAEWNPWWRPPPGRAWARDDHVTPPGPNNPMGRVKLFFAPLYYIHGSPHVRDIGTPASHGCIRMMNPDVIELARIIHARNGGTVGAQEITRLLARPGQTRWARIATPVPLVIRYDPIIVRDGELRIYRDIYDRNRIHTEGVIQALLAAGYDASSIDRDAVRQVLAQAAASRTMFKVPLAEAFAGLRPAGEPVAAGR from the coding sequence GTGAAGATCCGCACCCTGGCAGCCACGCTCTCGCTCGCGGCCGCGCTCGCGCCGCGCGCGCAGGCGCAGACGCCCGCCCCGGCACAGCCCGCGGCGCCGGCCCCCGCGACGCCCGCGCCGGTGTCGGCGCTGCGCATCGACATCAACATCCCCGAGAACCGGCTGCGGCTGTACGACGGCGACAGCATCATCAGGATCTACCGCGTCTCCGTCGGGATGCCGGGGCACGACACGCCCGACGGGCAGTTCACCATCGCCCAGGCGGAGTGGAACCCGTGGTGGCGGCCGCCGCCGGGGCGCGCGTGGGCGCGCGACGATCACGTCACCCCGCCGGGGCCGAACAACCCGATGGGGCGGGTGAAGCTCTTCTTCGCGCCGCTGTACTACATCCACGGCTCGCCGCACGTGCGCGACATCGGCACGCCGGCGTCGCACGGGTGCATCCGCATGATGAACCCGGACGTGATCGAGCTGGCGCGCATCATCCACGCGCGCAACGGCGGGACGGTGGGCGCGCAGGAGATCACGCGGCTGCTGGCGCGCCCCGGCCAGACGCGCTGGGCGCGCATCGCCACGCCGGTGCCGCTGGTGATCCGCTACGACCCCATCATCGTCCGCGACGGCGAGCTGCGCATCTACCGCGACATCTACGACCGCAACCGCATCCACACCGAGGGCGTGATCCAGGCGCTGCTCGCCGCGGGCTACGACGCGTCGAGCATCGACCGCGACGCGGTGCGCCAGGTGCTTGCGCAGGCGGCCGCCAGCCGGACGATGTTCAAGGTGCCGCTGGCCGAGGCGTTCGCCGGCCTCCGCCCCGCCGGAGAGCCGGTCGCGGCCGGGCGATAA
- a CDS encoding nucleotidyltransferase domain-containing protein gives MRGQGDRIRAHAAAPLERLLSPREHAAAMELVRRVRVAVPAELWRAFLFGSRARGDGRPDSDLDVLLVFRALPPEREPQAGIAEWIADEVAEDTGVPVTVWSVSLVDLERGRRTPMLVDALDDGIPLWPPDAPPVGIGYTPDDALFGASALLDRVEEGSEEVAEACDAGEPQVAARRIRDDLVRMCTAALLLDGVTRPRRAEAVAAFAARHRPPPEVEPVLRWAAASFGPHGRDGDGPVSPPPGGLGAAARAVEALRALVIALGRELRDAVEG, from the coding sequence ATGAGGGGACAGGGAGATCGTATCCGGGCGCATGCCGCCGCTCCGCTCGAGCGGCTCCTCTCGCCGCGCGAGCACGCGGCGGCGATGGAGCTGGTGCGGCGCGTGCGCGTGGCGGTGCCGGCGGAGCTGTGGCGCGCGTTCCTCTTCGGCTCCCGCGCGCGCGGCGATGGGCGGCCGGACTCGGACCTCGACGTGCTCCTCGTCTTCCGCGCGCTGCCGCCGGAACGCGAGCCGCAGGCCGGCATCGCCGAGTGGATCGCCGACGAGGTGGCGGAGGATACCGGTGTCCCCGTCACCGTCTGGTCCGTCTCGCTGGTCGACCTGGAGCGAGGCCGCCGCACGCCCATGCTGGTCGACGCGCTCGACGACGGCATCCCCCTGTGGCCGCCGGACGCGCCGCCGGTGGGGATCGGCTACACGCCCGACGACGCGCTCTTCGGCGCGTCCGCGCTGCTCGACCGCGTCGAAGAGGGAAGCGAGGAGGTCGCCGAAGCCTGCGACGCGGGGGAGCCGCAGGTCGCCGCGCGGCGCATCCGCGACGACCTGGTGCGGATGTGCACGGCCGCCCTGCTGCTCGACGGCGTCACGCGCCCGCGCCGCGCGGAGGCGGTCGCCGCGTTCGCCGCGCGGCACCGCCCGCCGCCGGAGGTGGAGCCCGTGCTGCGCTGGGCCGCGGCGTCCTTTGGCCCCCACGGCCGCGACGGGGATGGTCCCGTCTCCCCACCGCCCGGCGGGCTCGGCGCCGCGGCCCGCGCGGTGGAAGCACTGCGCGCGCTGGTGATTGCGCTCGGCCGCGAGTTGCGCGACGCCGTGGAGGGCTGA
- a CDS encoding S41 family peptidase, with the protein MDGVWRTEGYGMGVRIAGDSLRTYEITSVSCLPGFGAHRTGGSADEPVFTLDDAPFTFSLRPGPGGERRLHIDGAASERVMRRADALPARCGQPPAKDAAAVFDVFWQTFREHYPFFADRGVDWEAVRRTYAPRAASASPQELFGILREILASLRDAHTFLVAPDLHMGFSGSREDPYPVGDSGRARIREIVDTRYLRAAPHAFANGQIHFGMLPDSIAYLRIGSFFGYVREGGYASWENALNAALDTVFADTRGWRGVVIDVRVNGGGADPLGLAIASRLATEPYTAYAKVARSDPDDPAKRTAPQPSVVRPGARPGWRGPVVELTSRYSVSAAETFTQALMGRRPAVERVGENTQGVFSDVLGRTLPNGWRFGLPNELFLTDDGKSFDGPGIPATVAVPTFTRDDLRAGRDPGLERAMEILKAQHQGTER; encoded by the coding sequence GTGGACGGCGTCTGGCGGACGGAGGGGTACGGGATGGGCGTGCGCATCGCCGGCGACTCGCTGCGCACCTACGAGATCACGTCGGTCAGCTGCCTCCCCGGCTTCGGCGCGCACCGCACCGGCGGGAGCGCGGACGAGCCCGTCTTCACCCTCGACGACGCGCCGTTCACCTTCTCGCTGCGCCCCGGTCCCGGCGGCGAGCGGCGCCTGCACATCGACGGCGCCGCGTCGGAGCGGGTTATGCGCCGCGCCGACGCGCTCCCCGCGCGCTGCGGCCAGCCGCCGGCGAAGGACGCGGCGGCCGTGTTCGACGTCTTCTGGCAGACCTTCCGCGAGCACTATCCCTTCTTCGCCGACAGGGGCGTGGACTGGGAGGCCGTGCGCCGCACCTACGCCCCGCGCGCGGCCTCGGCGTCGCCGCAGGAGCTGTTCGGCATCCTGAGGGAGATCCTGGCCAGCCTGCGCGACGCGCACACCTTCCTCGTCGCGCCGGATCTGCACATGGGCTTCAGCGGCAGCCGCGAGGACCCGTATCCCGTGGGCGATTCGGGACGCGCGCGCATCCGCGAGATCGTCGACACGCGCTACCTGCGCGCGGCGCCGCACGCCTTCGCCAACGGGCAGATCCACTTCGGGATGCTCCCCGATTCCATCGCCTACCTGCGCATCGGCTCGTTCTTCGGCTACGTGCGCGAAGGCGGTTACGCGAGCTGGGAGAACGCGCTGAACGCGGCGCTCGACACCGTCTTCGCCGACACGCGCGGGTGGCGCGGGGTGGTGATCGACGTGCGCGTGAACGGCGGCGGCGCCGACCCGCTGGGGCTGGCCATCGCGTCGCGGCTGGCGACGGAGCCGTACACGGCGTACGCGAAGGTGGCCCGCAGCGACCCCGACGACCCGGCGAAGCGGACGGCGCCGCAGCCCAGCGTCGTCCGCCCCGGCGCGCGGCCGGGGTGGCGCGGGCCCGTCGTGGAGCTGACCAGCCGCTACAGCGTGAGCGCCGCCGAGACGTTCACCCAGGCGCTGATGGGCCGCCGCCCCGCCGTCGAGCGCGTGGGCGAGAACACGCAGGGCGTCTTCTCCGACGTGCTCGGGCGCACCCTGCCGAACGGGTGGCGCTTCGGCCTCCCGAACGAGCTGTTCCTCACCGACGACGGGAAGAGCTTCGACGGGCCGGGGATTCCGGCCACCGTAGCCGTCCCCACCTTCACCCGCGACGACCTCCGCGCCGGCCGCGACCCCGGCCTGGAGCGCGCGATGGAGATCCTGAAGGCGCAGCACCAGGGGACAGAACGATGA